DNA from Pelotomaculum isophthalicicum JI:
ATGCCGGTAAATAGTGTAAATTTATAAATAAATAGGGCGTAAATATATTTAATTTAATAAACGCGTTAAATGGAGGTTTGCCTCGTATGGTTTCTCCGAAATACTGGCGTATTGTTTTAAAGCTAAGCGGGGAAGCGCTGGCCGGTTCTTTGGGATATGGCATAGATCCTGATGTGGTTAACACTATCGCCAGACAGGTCAAAGATGTAATGGAATGCAGGGTGCAGTTGGCGGTTGTGGTTGGGGGAGGAAATATCTGGCGTGGGATTGCCGGAAGCGCCAAGGGCATGGACCGGGCGACGGCTGATTACATGGGAATGCTGGCCACGGTGATGAATTCACTTGCCTTACATGATGCGCTGCAAAAGCATGGGGTGGATACACGCACGCAAACCGCTATTGAAATGAGGGCGGTAGCCGAGCCCTATATCAGGCGGCGCGCAATAAGGCATATGGAGAAAGGCAGAGTGGTGATTTTTGCCGCCGGTACTGGTAACCCATATTTTTCCACTGACACGACCGCGGCCTTGCGGGCGGCTGAAATTGAGGCGCAAGTTATTTTAATGGCAAAACAAGTGGATGGCGTTTATGATTCTGACCCGTTGAAAAATCCAAACGCAAAAAGATTCAAAGAGCTAAGCTATATAGAAATGATCAACCGCGGACTGGGTGTTATGGATTCTACTGCTGCTTCGCTATGCATGGATAACAAGATACCGTTAATTGTTTTTGATTTAAACAAGGAAGGTAATATTAAAAAAGCGATCTTTGGAGAAAAAATCGGAACTTATATCGGGGGTGAGTTTAATGGCGAAAGAAATAATCAGTGAATCTGAAAGCAATATGAAGAAAACCGTTGAGGTAGTGAAAAAAGAGTTTGCCTCTTTGCGGGCAGGCCGGGCCACTCCGGCGCTATTGGACAAGATCACAGTCAACTACTACGGTACACCGACGCCTATCAACCAACTCGCTAATATTTCAGTGCCCGAAGCCAGACTCCTGGTTATTCAACCATGGGATAAAAATTCTTTGCCGGAAATTGAACGGGCCATTATGAAATCCGATCTAGGTATTCCGCCTGCCAGTGACGGTGCGGTAATAAGGCTTGCCATACCGCAGCTAACTCAGGAAAGACGGGCTGATTTGATGAAGGTCATTAAGAAGAAAGCGGAAGAAGGCCGGGTGGCAGTGCGTAATATTCGCCGCGATACCAATGAGCAGCTTAAAGCTTCTCAAAAAGAGGGCAAGTTGTCTGAAGATGAATTAAAGCGCAGCCAGGATGAAGTCCAGAAAATAACCGACCGTTTTGTTAAAGAAATCGATGCGCTTTTATCAACAAAAGAACAGGAGATAATGCAGGTTTAGATGAACGAGTGTCTTGATCTCGTTGGCCTGACTTTAGATGATGCTCTTGAACGTTGCGAGAAACTGGGATTGGCTGTTGATATTTTAGTCACCCGGCCTGTTCAAGGGATTTCTGGTGAAAGACTGCGTGTCGTACGATATAGATATATTTCAGGTAAAATGGTGCTGACAGTGGTCTTCGAAGATATTAGGAAAGGAGGTAGTGAAGGGTGGCCTACAAGATAACTGACGAATGTGTGGGATGTGGTACTTGTTTAGACTCTTGCCCGAATGAAGCAATTATCGAAGCAGATGATGTCTGTAAGATTGATCTTGAAAAGTGTCAGGATTGTGGTGTCTGCATAGATTCCTGTCCTACGGGAGCTATTATTGAAGAGTAACGGATAAGCCCCCTCACCTGTACGAGGGGGCTGTTTATATGGTAAAATATGTACAACCGGCGATCCTGGAGGGCATTATTGCTATGTTTAATAGAATTATCAACTTCTGGCGTAAAAAAGAGTCTGATGAATCAGGGCCGGGAGTACAGGAAATGTTAGATATGATTGACAAAAAAAGATTGCCTAAGCATATTGCCATAATCATGGATGGCAACGGACGTTGGGCGCAAAGGCAGGGGTTGCTGCGGGCTATCGGTCACAGAGCGGGAATGGAATCTCTCAGGGATATAGTTAAGTTGTGCTGCGAACTGGATATTCAAGTGTTAACCGTATATGCCTTTTCTACTGAAAACTGGAAGAGGCCCCAGGAAGAAGTAGTTGTTCTGATGGACTTGCTGGTCGAGTATCTCAATAAAGAAATGCGTGAACTTAATGAAGAAGGAGTACGCATTAACCCGATCGGCAGGTTGGATGAATTGCCGCAACCGGCTAGGGATGCCCTGGCTGATGCGGTTAAATTGACCCGTGACAATAACCGGCTTATATTAAATATAGCCTTAAACTACGGAGGACGTACGGAAATAATTGACGCCATACGGGCAATCGTTACAGATATAGAAAAGGGTTGTTATAAAGCCAGTCAAATTGATGCTAATTTGATTTCAGAACACTTGTATACTGCCGGTCAGCCCGAACCGGATCTATTAATCCGGCCTTCCGGTGATTACCGGATAAGCAACTTTTTACTATGGCAGCTGGCCTATACTGAATTTTGGTTTACTTCCACATTATGGCCCGAATTCCGGCGCTATCACTTGTTGCGCGCTCTGGTTGAATACCAGCGGCGGGAGCGCCGTTTTGGCGGGTTAAAATCAAAAAGTTAATGGGTAAAATAGATAACAACCTGACAGGTTGGTGAAGACGTGCTCCTGCAAAGAATAATTAGCGCCTTGGTGGGTGCGCCCCTGATTATCCTGGCTGTTTATCATGCAGGCTTACCATTGTTACTGTTAACTGGAATAATCGTTTTTCTCGGGTTGAGAGAAATATCGGAAATGCTGTCCAGATTGGGGATAAAACCGTCTTTCTGGCTAGCCCAGGCTGGAGGTTTAATTTTACTTGGCGGGGCATATCTATATCATGATGGATATCCTGGACCTACCATCACTATCATTTTATTCCTGCAACTAATTGCAACAGTGGCTTTTTATCCGCGTTATTCATTGTTAGACATCGCTGGTACCCTTATGGGTACGCTTTATGTAGGCTTAATGTGTTACTTTTATCTTTTAAGAACCCTTCCTGACGGGTGGATTTGGCTTGTTTTTATGTTTGCTGGTACGTGGGCCTGTGATACTGTCGCCTTTTTTGTCGGGAAAGCTTTCGGTAAAAGAAGAATCGCTCCGGTGTTGAGCCCGAAGAAAACTCTGGAAGGAGCCGCCGGAGGTCTTTTAGGAAGTGTCATTATATCTTATTTGTTTGCAATCATTTATCCATTTTTACCTTTACCCAAATTGTTATTGTTAGGGTGTATGCTGGGAGTTGCCGCTGAAGTGGGTGACTTGCTTGAGTCAGCTTTTAAGAGACAGGCCGGTCTTAAAGATTCCAGCACTTTAATTCCGGGGCATGGCGGTATACTTGACCGTTTTGACAGCGCCTTGTTTACCGCTCCCCTTGTTTATTATTACGTGCGGCTCTTTATTATCGGTTAAGGTGGCTTGATAAATGCCAAGGAAACTGGTCTTGTTAATTTACGCGGTTATAACTTTGTTAATTGTTCTGGCTGCTGTCAAGTATATATTACCGGTGCTGGTGCCCTTCATAATAGCTCTGGTTTTTAGTTTTTTAATGGAACCTATTATTGGAGCTTTGCAGCGCAAGGTGAAATTACCCCGCGGTGTCTCAACAATAATTGCCATGATTATTGTCTTCGGGGGAATCGGTGTCATTTTTACAGTTGTGATCTTGAAACTGGTTGCGGAGTTGGTCCAGCTTTCCGTTTCGCTGCCTGGAATCGCTACGGAATTAAGGGTTTATTTTCAGGATCTGATTGAAAAAGCGACGACTTTTTATGTGAATCTTCCGCCATATGTCACTTCTTCACTTGAGCAGAATATTAACAGTCTCACTGCGAACCTCCAGGGTTTTATCAGTCGGGCTGTCAATTCCATACTGCAGTTTATCTCATTGGTGCCCGGCACTCTCACTGTTATGGTGGTGAGCGGGCTGGCTACTTATTTTTTAGCCCGGGACCGTCATTTGATTGTTCAGCTATTGCTGCGTTTCATTCCGGAACCGTGGGGAGAAAAAGCTGTTAATGTTATGCGGGAGATATCTACGGCTTTTTTGGGTTATTTACGGGCTCAGGCTATTCTTATATCTATAACCACTGTTATCAGTATTACTGGTTTGTACATAATCGGCGCAAAATATGCCTTGACCATGGGGCTTTTGATAGGTTTTTTCGACCTTATTCCTGTTCTCGGACCAGCAACCATTTATCTGCCTTGGCTAGTCTGGTCCTTCGCTGCCGGTGATACCGGTTTTGGAATTAAACTTGCTGTTTTATACGGAATAGTACTATTGGTTAGACAAATTTTTGAAACAAAGATAGTTTCGGCAAGTCTTGGCTTGCATCCTTTAGCAACACTAGTGGCAATGTATGCCGGATTAAAATTAATGGGTGTTTTGGGCTTGATTCTTGGCCCAATCTTACTTATAGGCATACAGGCGACAATTAAATCAGATATTTTGAATATCAAGATAAAATAAACGTAACTGGATAATTATTGGAGTTTAGCATGAAAAAAATTGTTATTCTAGGTAGTACCGGGTCTATAGGCAGACAAACACTTGATGTCATCCGTAATATGCCCGGCAAGTTTAGAGTAGTGGGGTTGGCGGCAGGAAGGAACTGGCGGCTGCTTGCCAGTCAAGTCAGAGAGTTCCGGCCGGAAGTCGTTGTATTGGAAAGGGAACAAGAGCTCAAAAATCTACGAGATGAGCTTGCCTGTGACGAGACCCCGGATTTAGCCTGGGGAAGGTCCGGGCTGGAAAACCTGGCCATGCTGCCGCAAGCTGACATTGTCCTGGTTGCGGTTGCCGGTGCGCTTGGCATATACCCGACTATTGCCGCAATTAACGCCGGTAAGGATGTCGCGCTGGCAAACAAGGAAACATTGGTGGCTGCCGGACACCTGGTTATGGAGCTGGCCGCTAGAAAGAAATCGGCTCTGCTGCCGGTTGACAGCGAGCATTCGGCTATTTGGCAGTGCCTTAATGGGCTAGAGCAAAGGGCGGTTGAAAAAATTATTCTAACTGCTTCGGGAGGACCGTTTCGAACTTTTAGTAAAGAGGAAATGGAAAATGTGACTGTTGATATGGCGCTTTTTCATCCAAACTGGCAAATGGGCAAAAAGATTACCATCGATTCAGCTACTATGATGAACAAAGGGCTTGAGATTATTGAAGCAAAATGGCTTTTTGGGGTAAGCTACGAACAAATAGAAGTTGTTATTCATCCGCAAAGCATCATTCATTCAGCAGTTGAGTTCTTGGACGGGTCAGTTATAGCCCAGATGGGTATGCCGGATATGCGGCTGCCGATACAGTATGCGCTGACCTACCCGGAGCGGCAGCCGGGTTGTTGTCCCAGGCTAAATTTAACTTGTTTGCAGGGGTTGACTTTTGAGAAGCCGGATACTGGGAGGTTTCCTTCGCTAAAACTTGCTTTTGAAGCCGGCAAAGCTGGTGGAACTATGCCTGCGGTGTTCAATGCCGCCAACGAGGTGGCAGTTGATTCTTTTTTGAAAGGAAGGATTTCTTTCACGACAATTCCCTTTATAGTAGCTGAAGTGATGGAAAAGCATTTGACGGTTAAGCAGCCTGAACTGGAGGAAATTATGGAGGCTGATAGTTGGGCCAGGGAAACCGGAGCTAATTTAATTGGAACCTTTGAGCATGCATAAGCGGCGATTTTAAGGCCGATTTAAAGAGTGAGTGAGCCGAGGATAGATGAGGGAATTGTCTAAGGCGCAAAGCGCCTAGTTTGACTGAACCCGAGGGCGAAAGAGCTCGAACGATTATGAGGGCCGGACAGGAACCACGTTGAACGCTCAAAGGTCGTCCCTAATGAATATACAGGGTGGTGTTTTTGTTGCTTACTTTTATCGCTTCTGTATTTGTATTCGGCATGCTGGTTATTTTCCACGAGTTAGGTCATTTTAGCATCGCCAAACTGGTTGGTATAAAGGTGCATGAATTCAGCCTGGGTTTTGGGCCGAAGCTGTTTGGCGTCCCCAAAGGGGAGACTTCCTACAACATACGTGCTTTACCGTTGGGCGGTTTCGTGCGTATGGCCGGGATGGACCCGAACGAGGAAGATTTTGTTGATGATGAGCGCGGCTTTAATAAAAAAACTGTGGGCCAGCGTGTCGCCGTTATCTTTGCCGGCCCGCTGATGAATTTTATACTGGCTGTGGTTTTATTGGCTTTTGTCTTTATGTTTCAAGGTTTACCCGTCGCAACAACCGAGATCAAGGAAGTCGTTCCCGGTTCCCCAGCTGAAAAAGCCGGTATTGTAGCAGGGGATAAAATTGTAGCTATCAATGGAGAACACTTGGAAGAATGGGAAAAACTTGTGGCCTGGATAAGTGAACACCCGGAAGAAAGAATCACCGTGACTATATCGCGGGGTGGTATTGAACAACAGTATGATATAAATACTTATAGAGATGAAAACGGCCAGGGGAAAATTGGCGTTGTGTCGGCATCCGGTTACCGCAGAATGGGCTTGATACCGTCTATAGCGCTGGGATTTGAATGGACCGGCAGGATTACTGTCACTATCCTCGACTTTATCGCTAAAATGATTTTCGGACAAGCGCCGGCGGAACTCGGCGGCCCGGTGCGGGTGGTCAATGAAATCGGTAAAGCTGCGCAGGTAGGTTTTTTCTTCCTTCTTCAGCTATCAGCCTTCTTAAGTATTAACCTGGGCTTATTTAACCTCTTTCCGATCCCGGCATTGGACGGCAGCCGGATTCTCTTTCTAGCCTGGGAAAAGGTAGGCGGCCGGCCGGTAGACCCGGTGAAAGAGAATTTCATTCACCTGGTGGGTCTCGGGCTGCTGCTGTTGTTGATGGTGATTATAACTTATAATGATATTCTCCAGTTATACGTATTTAACCAGGTGCCGGGGCAACAATGATGAAGAGAAGACAGACAAAGCCTGTTTTTATCGGCAAGGTGCAGGTAGGCGGCGGGGCGCCGGTTAGTGTGCAGTCAATGACGAACACCGACACCAGGGATATTCCCGCCACCATTTCTCAGATTAATGAACTGGCTGCCGGAGGTTGCGAAATAATCCGGGTGGCTGTACCTGACCGGGAGGCTGCGGAAGCGTTGCCACTTATTCTAAAAGGGATTAGTATACCGCTTATTGCCGATATTCACTTTGATTACAGGCTGGCGCTGGCAGCAATCAGGGCAGGTGTTGACGGACTCAGGATAAACCCGGGTAATATCGGCGGACGTGAGAAAGTTAAGGAAGTGGCGGCGGCCGCCAGAGAACGTAATTTGCCAATCCGGATTGGGGTAAACGCCGGATCGCTGGAAAAAGAACTGCTTGAGCGGGACGGTGGAGTAACAGCGGCGGCAATGGTGGAAAGCGCCTTGAGACACATCAGAATGCTTGAAGATTTAAATTATACCAGTATTAAGGTGTCTTTAAAAGCCTCAGATATTCCTTTAATGCTGGATTCTTACCGCCTTCTGGCAGGTTTAACGGACTACCCTTTTCACATCGGAGTGACTGAGGCCGGCACCATCCGTTACGGGACAATCAAGTCCGCTGTCGGAATCGGCATATTATTGAACGAAGGAATCGGCGACACTATCAGAGTATCCTTAACCGGGGATCCACGCCACGAAGTAAGGGCCGGTTTTGATATCCTTAAATCGCTGGGTATCCGCAAAAAGGGTGTGGAGTTAATCTCCTGTCCCACTTGCGGACGCACACAAATCGAACTTATAAAGATCGCGGAGGAAGTGGAGGAAAAACTTCAATATCTGGACAAGCCGCTTAAAGTGGCAGTGATGGGCTGCGTGGTTAACGGCCCGGGCGAGGCGAGGGAGGCTGATGTCGGCATTGCCGGCGGTAAAGGAGTGGGAATTATCTTTCGTAAAGGTAAAGTTATCAGGAAAGTAGTTGAAGAAAAGCTTGTCGAAGAATTGTTGAAAGAGGTAGAATTGCTGTAACTACAAAGTAGTCAGTAGTCAGTATTCAGAATGAGGGAACGGGCGAAAACATTTGAAGACTTACTGGTATGGCAGAAGGCGCACTTGTTCATGTTTGTGGTTCATTGTCTATATTCTTACGTAGATTTTTGAATGCGGTATATTTCCATTCATTACTATTATTATCCATCTGATGATAAGACGAAGCTATATAGACATCTAACTACTGATTACTGATTACTGACTACTGACTACTTGAATTGGAGGAGTTTTATGCGAACGACAGAGTTATTTGCGCCTACATTAAGAGAAGTGCCTGCGGAAGCGGAAATAGTCAGCCACCAGCTATTATTGCGGGCCGGTTTTATCCGCCGGGAAGCGGCAGGCGTATACACTTACCTGCCTCTGGCCTTACGTGTGTTAAAAAAGATTAATCAGATAATCCGGGAGGAAATGGACCGCCATGGCGGGCAGGAACTGCAAATGCCGATTATCCAGTCTGCTGAATTGTGGCAGGAGTCAGGCCGCTGGGACGTGTACGGACCCGAACTTTTCCGTTTAAAAGACCGGCATGACCGGGATTTTGCCTTGGGGCCTACACATGAGGAGATAATTACCGCGCTGGTGCGGAGTGAAGTAAACTCATACAAGCAACTCCCGCTTTTACTATACCAGATTCAAAATAAATACCGGGATGAGCGGCGGCCGCGTTTCGGCTTGTTGCGCGGCCGGGAGTTTATCATGAAAGATCTTTATTCATTCGACCGGGATGAGCAAGGCTTGCAATTAAGCTATCAAAAAATGCACGACGCTTACACCCAGGTATTCCGGAGATGCGGGCTGCGCTTCCGGCCTGTGGAAGCTGACTCCGGAGCAATTGGAGGCAGTGATACCCATGAGTTTATGGTACTGGCTGATTCCGGGGAAGCTACCATACTGTTCTGTGAGAAGGAATCATGCGGGTACGCCGCCAACGTGGAGAAGGCTGCGTTAACGAATGTGCTCACAAAAACAGGCGAGGACCTGAAACAACTTGCCGAGGTGTCGACTCCCGGCGCTCATACGGTGGAAGAGGTCGCAAACTTTTTGCATGTGTCGCCGCAAAAGATAATAAAAACCCTGCTTTATGAGACGGAAGAGGAAGTTGTCGCGGCGCTGGTCAGAGGTGACCGGGATGTCAATGAAATTAAGTTGTCAAACGCTTTGCATTGCTTGCATTTGAAGCTGGCCGGGGCGGGCACGGTACAGGACATTACCGGAGCGCGCGTTGGATTTGCCGGGCCGGTTAACCTCAAAAGTGTAAGAATAATTGCGGATTTGGAAATCTCCGCATTAGTCAACGCTGTTTCCGGGGCAAATAAGGATGACACTCATTTAATTAATGTTAACCCGGTTCGTGATTTTACTATTGATATCATTGCTGATATCAGGATGGTGCAGGCTGGTGAGCCTTGTCCCCGGTGCGGTTCGACGCTGAAAGAGGCAAAGGGGATTGAAGTTGGCCAGATTTTTAAACTGGGGGATAAGTACAGCAAAGTTTTAGGAGCCACTTATCTTGACGAGAGCGGCCAAAAAAAGACAATTATAATGGGTTGCTACGGTATTGGCGTTAGCAGGACGATGGCTGCCGCTATAGAGCAGAACCATGACCAAGACGGGATTATCTGGCCGGTTGCCATAGCGCCGTATCATGTTGTTGTCGTGCCGGTAAGCGTCAAGGATGAGAACCAGGCGGCCATGGCGGAAAAAGTTTATCACCGGCTGGTTGAAGCAGGTATAGAAACAGTAATTGATGACCGGCCTGAACGTGCCGGGGTCAAGTTTAAGGACGCTGATCTGATTGGTTGCCCCTTGCGGATTACCGTCGGAGCGAAAGCGGTAGCGAATGAGCAAGTTGAAGTACGGGTGCGTAAAACCGGTGAAACGATTATGGTACCTGTCGATAGGGTGGAAAGTTTTGTTTTAGATCAGTTGGGAAAATTGTAATATGTTAAATAAAATACTGATTTTGTCGGTTACAGTTGGTAACGGGCACATGCGGGCGGCTGAAGCTATTAAGAAAGCAGCCGGTAATCTTTATCCGGAGATAGAGGTATCCATTCTGGATACCTTCCGCTATGCCAGCCCTTTTTTGGAAAAAGTAATCTTGGGCACTTATATGGAAATTCTAAAAATGAGTCCGGTTATATACGGTTACTTGTACCGCCAAGCAGAGAAAGGACAGCCTTTATCAGGACGCGGCAAGCTTGAATTCAACCGGATATTAAACCTCCTGGTAGCGCCCAGACTTGTCAAATATATCAAAGATTTTCAACCGGAAGTTATAGTTTGCACACATCCTTTTCCGGTGGGGATCATGTCTTACATGAAAAAGAAAGGTATATTTAAGGGGCCTGTTTTTGCGACTATTACTGATTTTACCATACATTCTTTTTGGATATTCCCGGGAGTGGATTATTACCTGATTGGCGCTGAGCAACTACAGCCTGAATGTGCGGCGTTCGGGATTAAACCGGATAATGCGCGGGCTACCGGGATACCGATAGATCCCGCCTTTGAAAGGCGATATGACAAGAAAGAAGTAAGAAAAAAGCTTGGGTTGAATCCTGAGCTGCCGGCAATATTAATTACAGGCGGCGGGCTGGGAATGGGACACCTGGAATCTACAGTGAAAGAACTGGGAGAGTCTATTGGTGATTGCCAGTTGATGGTTGTTGCCGGTACGAATGCTTCGCTTAGGGATAGACTGCTAAATATCGCACCTGATCTATCCTGTGCGGTAAAGATTTACGGTTACGTCAACAACATCCACGAGTTAATGGCGGCAGCGGATTTGCTGATTGGCAAGCCGGGTGGTTTGTCTTGCGCGGAAGCCATGGCGATAGGCCTGCCTGTATTTATTATCGATCCGCTGCCGGGACAGGAAGAGAGAAACGCGCAATTCCTGGCAGGGGCGGGGGCAGGAGTGAGAGTCGACGAACGGAATATGGCCGGACAGGTTAAAGCGTACCTGACAGATTCCGGCCGTTTAGGTCTAATGACCCGGGCCGCCGCAGCACTGGGTAAACCTAAATCGGCTAGAAACGCTGTCCTTATTATGGAGAAAGCTGTTGCGGGTGTGAGCAGCCTAACAAGATAGCTCTTGTCAACATATGTCTTTTATGATATAGTAATTAGTAGTTCGTCAGGAACACATGGATTTCGGTCTTTTCAAAGAGTGGGTAATTCCCACTCTTTCGTCTTATCAAGCAACAGTGATAATTTAGGAGGGTTTCTGGTGGCAAGTCATCAAGTTGTGAAACTGGTCCAGCAGATAGCTTTACCAATAGTACAGGAAGCTGGTATAGAACTTGTGGATGTCGAGTTTTTAAAAGAAGGCGGACGTTGGTACCTGCGAATTTTTATCGATAAACCTGACGGTATCAGCCACGAGGATTGTCGTTTTGTTTCCGAGAGAATCGACAGATTGCTTGATGAAAAAGTACCGATATCACATTCCTATTCGTTGGAGGTATCTTCACCCGGCATTGAAAGGCCAATAAAGAAATTAGAGGATTATAGCCGGTTTAAGGAGAGATCTGCTGTTGTTACCACTTTTGTTCCTATTAACGGCCGGAAGAAATTTAGCGGTCGCCTAATGGGAACACGCATGGGTAATGT
Protein-coding regions in this window:
- the pyrH gene encoding UMP kinase, coding for MVSPKYWRIVLKLSGEALAGSLGYGIDPDVVNTIARQVKDVMECRVQLAVVVGGGNIWRGIAGSAKGMDRATADYMGMLATVMNSLALHDALQKHGVDTRTQTAIEMRAVAEPYIRRRAIRHMEKGRVVIFAAGTGNPYFSTDTTAALRAAEIEAQVILMAKQVDGVYDSDPLKNPNAKRFKELSYIEMINRGLGVMDSTAASLCMDNKIPLIVFDLNKEGNIKKAIFGEKIGTYIGGEFNGERNNQ
- the frr gene encoding ribosome recycling factor — its product is MAKEIISESESNMKKTVEVVKKEFASLRAGRATPALLDKITVNYYGTPTPINQLANISVPEARLLVIQPWDKNSLPEIERAIMKSDLGIPPASDGAVIRLAIPQLTQERRADLMKVIKKKAEEGRVAVRNIRRDTNEQLKASQKEGKLSEDELKRSQDEVQKITDRFVKEIDALLSTKEQEIMQV
- a CDS encoding DUF362 domain-containing protein yields the protein MAYKITDECVGCGTCLDSCPNEAIIEADDVCKIDLEKCQDCGVCIDSCPTGAIIEE
- a CDS encoding proline--tRNA ligase, with translation MRTTELFAPTLREVPAEAEIVSHQLLLRAGFIRREAAGVYTYLPLALRVLKKINQIIREEMDRHGGQELQMPIIQSAELWQESGRWDVYGPELFRLKDRHDRDFALGPTHEEIITALVRSEVNSYKQLPLLLYQIQNKYRDERRPRFGLLRGREFIMKDLYSFDRDEQGLQLSYQKMHDAYTQVFRRCGLRFRPVEADSGAIGGSDTHEFMVLADSGEATILFCEKESCGYAANVEKAALTNVLTKTGEDLKQLAEVSTPGAHTVEEVANFLHVSPQKIIKTLLYETEEEVVAALVRGDRDVNEIKLSNALHCLHLKLAGAGTVQDITGARVGFAGPVNLKSVRIIADLEISALVNAVSGANKDDTHLINVNPVRDFTIDIIADIRMVQAGEPCPRCGSTLKEAKGIEVGQIFKLGDKYSKVLGATYLDESGQKKTIIMGCYGIGVSRTMAAAIEQNHDQDGIIWPVAIAPYHVVVVPVSVKDENQAAMAEKVYHRLVEAGIETVIDDRPERAGVKFKDADLIGCPLRITVGAKAVANEQVEVRVRKTGETIMVPVDRVESFVLDQLGKL
- a CDS encoding isoprenyl transferase, whose amino-acid sequence is MFNRIINFWRKKESDESGPGVQEMLDMIDKKRLPKHIAIIMDGNGRWAQRQGLLRAIGHRAGMESLRDIVKLCCELDIQVLTVYAFSTENWKRPQEEVVVLMDLLVEYLNKEMRELNEEGVRINPIGRLDELPQPARDALADAVKLTRDNNRLILNIALNYGGRTEIIDAIRAIVTDIEKGCYKASQIDANLISEHLYTAGQPEPDLLIRPSGDYRISNFLLWQLAYTEFWFTSTLWPEFRRYHLLRALVEYQRRERRFGGLKSKS
- a CDS encoding phosphatidate cytidylyltransferase, producing MLLQRIISALVGAPLIILAVYHAGLPLLLLTGIIVFLGLREISEMLSRLGIKPSFWLAQAGGLILLGGAYLYHDGYPGPTITIILFLQLIATVAFYPRYSLLDIAGTLMGTLYVGLMCYFYLLRTLPDGWIWLVFMFAGTWACDTVAFFVGKAFGKRRIAPVLSPKKTLEGAAGGLLGSVIISYLFAIIYPFLPLPKLLLLGCMLGVAAEVGDLLESAFKRQAGLKDSSTLIPGHGGILDRFDSALFTAPLVYYYVRLFIIG
- the rseP gene encoding RIP metalloprotease RseP; the protein is MLTFIASVFVFGMLVIFHELGHFSIAKLVGIKVHEFSLGFGPKLFGVPKGETSYNIRALPLGGFVRMAGMDPNEEDFVDDERGFNKKTVGQRVAVIFAGPLMNFILAVVLLAFVFMFQGLPVATTEIKEVVPGSPAEKAGIVAGDKIVAINGEHLEEWEKLVAWISEHPEERITVTISRGGIEQQYDINTYRDENGQGKIGVVSASGYRRMGLIPSIALGFEWTGRITVTILDFIAKMIFGQAPAELGGPVRVVNEIGKAAQVGFFFLLQLSAFLSINLGLFNLFPIPALDGSRILFLAWEKVGGRPVDPVKENFIHLVGLGLLLLLMVIITYNDILQLYVFNQVPGQQ
- the rimP gene encoding ribosome maturation factor RimP, translated to MASHQVVKLVQQIALPIVQEAGIELVDVEFLKEGGRWYLRIFIDKPDGISHEDCRFVSERIDRLLDEKVPISHSYSLEVSSPGIERPIKKLEDYSRFKERSAVVTTFVPINGRKKFSGRLMGTRMGNVVIDIDGTELCIPLEQIASARLAGEL
- a CDS encoding MGDG synthase family glycosyltransferase, whose amino-acid sequence is MLNKILILSVTVGNGHMRAAEAIKKAAGNLYPEIEVSILDTFRYASPFLEKVILGTYMEILKMSPVIYGYLYRQAEKGQPLSGRGKLEFNRILNLLVAPRLVKYIKDFQPEVIVCTHPFPVGIMSYMKKKGIFKGPVFATITDFTIHSFWIFPGVDYYLIGAEQLQPECAAFGIKPDNARATGIPIDPAFERRYDKKEVRKKLGLNPELPAILITGGGLGMGHLESTVKELGESIGDCQLMVVAGTNASLRDRLLNIAPDLSCAVKIYGYVNNIHELMAAADLLIGKPGGLSCAEAMAIGLPVFIIDPLPGQEERNAQFLAGAGAGVRVDERNMAGQVKAYLTDSGRLGLMTRAAAALGKPKSARNAVLIMEKAVAGVSSLTR
- the ispG gene encoding flavodoxin-dependent (E)-4-hydroxy-3-methylbut-2-enyl-diphosphate synthase, which produces MKRRQTKPVFIGKVQVGGGAPVSVQSMTNTDTRDIPATISQINELAAGGCEIIRVAVPDREAAEALPLILKGISIPLIADIHFDYRLALAAIRAGVDGLRINPGNIGGREKVKEVAAAARERNLPIRIGVNAGSLEKELLERDGGVTAAAMVESALRHIRMLEDLNYTSIKVSLKASDIPLMLDSYRLLAGLTDYPFHIGVTEAGTIRYGTIKSAVGIGILLNEGIGDTIRVSLTGDPRHEVRAGFDILKSLGIRKKGVELISCPTCGRTQIELIKIAEEVEEKLQYLDKPLKVAVMGCVVNGPGEAREADVGIAGGKGVGIIFRKGKVIRKVVEEKLVEELLKEVELL
- a CDS encoding 1-deoxy-D-xylulose-5-phosphate reductoisomerase, coding for MKKIVILGSTGSIGRQTLDVIRNMPGKFRVVGLAAGRNWRLLASQVREFRPEVVVLEREQELKNLRDELACDETPDLAWGRSGLENLAMLPQADIVLVAVAGALGIYPTIAAINAGKDVALANKETLVAAGHLVMELAARKKSALLPVDSEHSAIWQCLNGLEQRAVEKIILTASGGPFRTFSKEEMENVTVDMALFHPNWQMGKKITIDSATMMNKGLEIIEAKWLFGVSYEQIEVVIHPQSIIHSAVEFLDGSVIAQMGMPDMRLPIQYALTYPERQPGCCPRLNLTCLQGLTFEKPDTGRFPSLKLAFEAGKAGGTMPAVFNAANEVAVDSFLKGRISFTTIPFIVAEVMEKHLTVKQPELEEIMEADSWARETGANLIGTFEHA
- the ytvI gene encoding sporulation integral membrane protein YtvI, coding for MPRKLVLLIYAVITLLIVLAAVKYILPVLVPFIIALVFSFLMEPIIGALQRKVKLPRGVSTIIAMIIVFGGIGVIFTVVILKLVAELVQLSVSLPGIATELRVYFQDLIEKATTFYVNLPPYVTSSLEQNINSLTANLQGFISRAVNSILQFISLVPGTLTVMVVSGLATYFLARDRHLIVQLLLRFIPEPWGEKAVNVMREISTAFLGYLRAQAILISITTVISITGLYIIGAKYALTMGLLIGFFDLIPVLGPATIYLPWLVWSFAAGDTGFGIKLAVLYGIVLLVRQIFETKIVSASLGLHPLATLVAMYAGLKLMGVLGLILGPILLIGIQATIKSDILNIKIK